The window TCGGTGTTCACGGAATGAACAAGGCGGAATTGCTCATTTTAATAAAAAAGGCAAGGGGAATTGAAGATAAGCCCGGGAAGAAAGCTGATGCATTGGTCCGCAATATCAAGTTGAAAATCAAAAAATTAAAGGCTGAGCAAGAGGCTTTTTTAAAGGCCGATAATAAAAAGATGGTAATTATTTCCAAGCGGCGCATTGCCAGGCTGAAGAAAAAAACAAGAAAAGCAGCATAAAGTAATATTTATGATTAATCCGTCCTCTGTAGCTTTTGATATTGATGGGGTTTTTGCCGACACCATGACATTGTTTCTTGATATAGCGCAAAAGGAGTATGGCATAA of the Anaerolineae bacterium genome contains:
- a CDS encoding transcription termination factor Rho — protein: MGTKGKKKIEEKSIDKMTVKELREIAKEIPEIIGVHGMNKAELLILIKKARGIEDKPGKKADALVRNIKLKIKKLKAEQEAFLKADNKKMVIISKRRIARLKKKTRKAA